In one Ornithinimicrobium pratense genomic region, the following are encoded:
- a CDS encoding SRPBCC family protein — protein MSTSYRVSRTIRIEAPPAAVHPHVADLRRWAGWSPWEGSEDDHHLERSYTGPDRGVGAGYAWSGNKDSGAGSVALVLDQGARIELDLHFQEPFPAENHLRFDLDPESEGRACVVTWTVTGAPTGLMRALARVLPMDRLVGMELRKGLRRLKAQVESGRSGAR, from the coding sequence GTGTCCACGTCATACCGTGTCTCCCGCACCATCCGGATCGAGGCACCACCTGCCGCGGTCCACCCCCACGTCGCCGACCTGCGCCGCTGGGCGGGTTGGTCCCCCTGGGAGGGCAGCGAGGACGACCACCACCTGGAGCGCAGCTACACCGGCCCGGACCGCGGGGTCGGTGCCGGCTACGCGTGGTCGGGCAACAAGGACTCAGGTGCGGGCAGCGTGGCTCTGGTGCTGGACCAGGGAGCACGCATCGAACTGGACCTGCACTTCCAGGAACCCTTCCCCGCCGAGAACCACCTGCGCTTCGACCTGGACCCCGAGAGCGAGGGTCGGGCCTGCGTGGTGACCTGGACGGTGACTGGGGCGCCCACGGGCCTCATGCGGGCGCTGGCCCGGGTGCTGCCGATGGACCGACTCGTCGGCATGGAGCTGCGGAAGGGGTTGCGCCGGCTCAAGGCGCAGGTCGAGTCGGGGCGGAGCGGGGCTCGCTAG
- the glpK gene encoding glycerol kinase GlpK: MSEQHILAIDQGTTSTRAIVFDRRGRIRSVGQREHEQIFPQAGWVEHDPVEIWDNTREVIGLALGRANVPGGGLAAIGITNQRETTVVWDRSTGEPVHHAIVWQDTRTADLVAQLGGEHGPDRFKQICGLPLATYFAGPKVRWILDHVDGAREQAEAGELLFGTIDSWLVWNLTGGPDGGIHVTDVTNASRTMLMDLRTLSWSPELCEAIGVPQAMLPEIRSSSEVYGRSDKLDVPIAGMLGDQHAATFGQACFERGMSKNTYGTGNFMLLNTGTEIVPSENGLITTVCYQLGDQDPVYALEGSIAVTGSLVQWLRDNLGLISDAAEIEELAAQVDDNGGCYIVPAFSGLFAPYWRDDARGAVVGLTRYVTKHHIARAALEATAYQTREVLDAMQADSGVQISELRVDGGMVANELLMQFQADILDLDVVRPEVAETTALGAAYAAGIAVGFWEGQEELAGHWSVDRRWSPRMRSQERERLYRTWKKAVTRTFDWVDEDTAAAEEEVAEQALAEQAPSADKGKDKDDADADA; the protein is encoded by the coding sequence GTGAGCGAGCAGCACATCCTGGCCATCGACCAGGGCACCACCAGCACCCGGGCGATCGTCTTCGACCGCCGGGGGCGGATCCGCTCCGTGGGCCAGCGGGAGCACGAGCAGATCTTCCCGCAGGCCGGCTGGGTCGAGCACGACCCCGTCGAGATCTGGGACAACACCCGGGAGGTCATCGGCCTGGCCCTGGGCCGGGCCAACGTCCCAGGCGGCGGCCTGGCCGCGATCGGCATCACCAACCAGCGTGAGACCACGGTGGTCTGGGATCGCAGCACCGGGGAGCCGGTGCACCACGCCATCGTCTGGCAGGACACTCGCACCGCCGACCTGGTCGCGCAGTTGGGCGGGGAGCATGGGCCGGACCGGTTCAAGCAGATCTGCGGTCTGCCACTCGCCACCTACTTCGCCGGTCCCAAGGTCCGCTGGATCCTGGACCACGTCGACGGTGCCCGGGAGCAGGCCGAGGCCGGGGAGCTGCTCTTCGGCACCATCGACTCCTGGTTGGTGTGGAACCTCACCGGGGGCCCCGACGGCGGCATCCACGTCACCGACGTCACCAACGCCTCCCGGACCATGCTCATGGACCTGCGCACCCTGTCCTGGTCACCGGAGCTCTGCGAGGCGATCGGGGTGCCGCAGGCCATGCTGCCCGAGATCCGCTCCAGCTCGGAGGTCTACGGCCGCAGCGACAAGCTGGACGTGCCGATCGCCGGGATGCTCGGCGACCAGCACGCCGCCACCTTCGGCCAGGCCTGCTTCGAGCGCGGAATGTCCAAGAACACCTACGGCACCGGCAACTTCATGCTGCTGAACACTGGCACCGAGATCGTGCCCAGCGAGAACGGGCTGATCACCACCGTGTGCTACCAGCTCGGTGACCAGGACCCCGTCTACGCCCTGGAAGGCTCGATCGCCGTCACCGGCTCCCTCGTGCAGTGGCTGCGGGACAACCTCGGCCTGATCTCCGACGCCGCCGAGATCGAGGAGCTGGCCGCGCAGGTCGACGACAACGGCGGCTGCTACATCGTCCCCGCCTTCTCCGGGCTGTTCGCGCCCTACTGGCGCGACGACGCACGCGGCGCGGTGGTCGGGCTGACCCGCTACGTCACCAAGCACCACATCGCCCGCGCCGCCCTGGAGGCCACGGCCTACCAGACCCGGGAGGTTCTGGACGCGATGCAGGCCGACTCCGGTGTGCAGATCAGCGAGCTGCGGGTCGACGGCGGCATGGTGGCCAACGAGCTGCTCATGCAGTTCCAGGCCGACATCCTCGACCTCGACGTCGTGCGCCCGGAGGTTGCGGAGACCACGGCCCTCGGGGCGGCCTACGCCGCCGGGATCGCCGTCGGTTTCTGGGAGGGGCAGGAGGAGCTGGCCGGACACTGGTCCGTGGACCGTCGCTGGAGCCCGAGGATGCGGTCGCAGGAGCGCGAGCGGCTCTACCGGACCTGGAAGAAGGCGGTCACCCGCACCTTCGACTGGGTCGACGAGGACACCGCTGCCGCCGAGGAGGAGGTGGCCGAGCAGGCGTTGGCCGAGCAGGCGCCGTCCGCGGACAAGGGCAAGGACAAGGACGACGCCGACGCCGACGCCTAG
- a CDS encoding uridine kinase, with amino-acid sequence MNAGFLPVRQLVLVDLLALMVAVHPGERAVIAVDGPDGVGKTRLVGELLALAPHVAGRTVHAVSVDGFHHPRAVRHARGSTGESFYADSYDYEALRRKVLRPFRAGREIFPAVHDVDTDRPVHPDPVELPEDALLLVEGIFLRRPELRGEWDATCLITAPLQVTVPRGNARHPERRVAGDDDPQHPANARYVEGQRLYRLQARTWAPTWIVDNTDLSRPELIEPDPDEPQWFDQ; translated from the coding sequence ATGAACGCCGGATTTCTGCCCGTCCGCCAGCTGGTGCTGGTCGACCTCCTCGCCCTCATGGTCGCGGTGCACCCGGGGGAGCGGGCGGTGATCGCCGTCGACGGACCCGACGGGGTGGGCAAGACCCGGCTCGTGGGCGAGCTGCTCGCGCTGGCGCCGCACGTCGCCGGCCGCACCGTGCACGCGGTGTCAGTGGACGGGTTCCACCACCCGCGGGCCGTGCGCCACGCCCGCGGGAGCACGGGGGAGTCCTTCTACGCCGACTCCTACGACTACGAGGCGCTGCGCCGCAAGGTGCTGCGCCCCTTCCGCGCGGGGCGCGAGATCTTCCCCGCCGTGCACGACGTCGACACCGACCGGCCGGTACACCCCGACCCCGTCGAGCTGCCCGAGGACGCGTTGCTGCTGGTGGAGGGCATTTTCCTGCGCCGCCCGGAGTTGCGGGGGGAGTGGGACGCGACCTGCCTGATCACCGCCCCCCTGCAGGTGACGGTGCCTCGCGGTAACGCGCGCCACCCCGAGCGACGGGTGGCTGGGGATGATGACCCGCAGCATCCCGCCAACGCCCGGTATGTCGAGGGGCAGCGGCTCTACCGCCTCCAGGCCCGCACCTGGGCCCCGACCTGGATCGTGGACAACACCGACCTGTCCCGGCCCGAACTCATCGAGCCTGACCCGGACGAGCCGCAGTGGTTCGACCAGTGA
- a CDS encoding glycerol-3-phosphate dehydrogenase/oxidase — protein sequence MQPRALTGRSRDEALRILRQSAAGGEPVDVLVVGGGVTGAGVALDATTRGLTTVVVEAEDWGAGTSQWSTKLVHGGLRYLQMLDFKLVHEALTERGLLLNTLAPHLVKPMPFLIPLEHRLWQRAYYGAGVTLYDVLANLMPGRRALPIHQHRTRAGLQREFPALRHRTAIGAVKYWDATVDDARLVSTLVRTAHSYGAHPASRTRVTRLLKDDDGRVVGARLLDRESGEELECRARHVVAATGVWTDDVPQLADADGGLRVLASKGVHLVVPREKIEGSSGLFLQTERSVLFFIPWARYWIIGTTDTPWSLERRSPVATAADVDYLLEQANAVLTTRLTREDLVGWYAGLRPLLQPGTREGTDSARVSREHTVASPAPGLTIIGGGKLTTYRVMAKDAVDFALADEPEALGSITEQIPLVGAVGEAAMRRRMPALRRQFGWSEQLTNHLLHRYGSLIEELLQLIEEDPSLARPLERAPAYLRAEIAYACISEGVLHLEDLLMRRTRLVYESPDQGRSALPEIAEIAEQWLGWGHDRLTEEIEAYTAWVRGVCAAAEEDSDEAALAAFHAEQHATVPVGRARDRAGEDSSGRADERVGGPEGR from the coding sequence ATGCAGCCACGCGCGCTGACCGGGCGCAGCCGGGACGAGGCCCTGCGCATCCTGCGCCAGAGCGCGGCGGGTGGAGAGCCTGTCGACGTGCTGGTCGTCGGCGGCGGGGTGACCGGCGCCGGCGTGGCGCTGGACGCCACGACGCGGGGCCTGACCACCGTGGTGGTCGAGGCGGAGGACTGGGGCGCGGGCACCTCGCAGTGGTCCACCAAGTTGGTGCACGGGGGCCTGCGCTACCTGCAGATGCTCGACTTCAAGCTGGTCCACGAGGCGCTGACCGAGCGTGGCCTGCTGCTCAACACCCTGGCCCCGCACCTGGTCAAGCCGATGCCCTTCCTCATCCCGCTGGAGCACCGGCTGTGGCAGCGGGCCTACTACGGCGCCGGCGTCACCCTCTACGACGTGCTGGCCAACCTCATGCCGGGCCGCCGCGCCCTGCCCATCCACCAGCACCGCACCCGGGCCGGGCTGCAGCGCGAGTTCCCGGCGCTACGCCACCGCACCGCGATCGGGGCGGTGAAGTACTGGGACGCCACCGTCGACGACGCCCGTCTGGTCTCCACACTCGTGCGGACCGCCCACTCCTACGGTGCCCACCCCGCCAGCCGCACCCGGGTGACGCGGCTGCTCAAGGACGACGACGGCCGGGTCGTGGGTGCCCGGTTGCTGGACCGGGAGTCGGGTGAGGAGCTGGAGTGCCGGGCCCGGCACGTCGTCGCCGCCACCGGGGTCTGGACCGACGACGTCCCGCAGCTCGCGGACGCCGACGGCGGGCTGCGGGTGCTGGCCTCCAAAGGCGTCCACCTCGTGGTGCCGCGGGAGAAGATCGAAGGCTCCAGCGGGCTGTTCCTGCAGACCGAACGCTCGGTGCTGTTCTTCATCCCCTGGGCCCGCTACTGGATCATCGGCACCACCGACACCCCGTGGAGCCTGGAGCGCCGCAGCCCCGTCGCGACCGCGGCGGACGTCGACTACCTGCTCGAGCAGGCCAACGCCGTGCTGACCACCCGGCTGACCCGGGAGGACCTGGTCGGCTGGTATGCCGGGCTCCGTCCCCTGCTGCAGCCGGGCACCAGGGAGGGCACCGACTCGGCCAGGGTGAGCCGGGAGCACACCGTGGCCAGCCCCGCGCCGGGGCTGACCATCATCGGCGGCGGCAAGCTCACCACCTACCGGGTCATGGCCAAGGACGCAGTGGACTTCGCGCTGGCCGATGAGCCCGAGGCGCTGGGCAGCATCACCGAGCAGATCCCGCTGGTGGGCGCGGTCGGGGAGGCGGCGATGCGCCGACGGATGCCGGCGCTGCGTCGCCAGTTCGGCTGGAGCGAGCAGCTGACCAACCACCTGCTGCACCGCTACGGCTCCCTGATCGAGGAGCTGCTCCAGCTCATCGAGGAGGACCCCTCGCTGGCCCGCCCGCTGGAGCGCGCGCCGGCCTACCTGCGCGCCGAGATCGCCTACGCCTGCATCAGCGAGGGCGTACTGCACCTGGAGGACCTGCTCATGCGCCGCACCCGGCTGGTCTACGAGTCCCCCGACCAGGGCCGCTCGGCCCTGCCGGAGATCGCCGAGATCGCCGAGCAGTGGCTGGGCTGGGGCCACGACCGGCTCACCGAGGAGATCGAGGCCTACACCGCGTGGGTGCGCGGGGTGTGCGCCGCAGCCGAGGAGGACAGCGACGAGGCCGCGCTCGCGGCCTTCCACGCCGAACAGCACGCGACCGTGCCGGTCGGCCGGGCGCGCGACCGCGCCGGCGAAGACTCCAGCGGACGGGCCGACGAACGCGTCGGCGGACCGGAGGGACGATGA
- a CDS encoding GNAT family N-acetyltransferase, protein MLRSLGPVRACGPVDVERALEICAEDPVNNVFVAARILESGLVGTRGPLFAYASGEDRALVWCSANVVPVQAGPRALGALAAKVVKRRATASSLFGPADQVLDLWGRLERHWGQAREIRARQLVLTTRTAPSTLGIPVDPAVRLARMDDLDLLVPAAAAMFTEEIGYPPYRGNGMAYRRGVAGLIEQGRSLVRVEDGQVVFKADLGSVALGVAQVQGVWVHPDRRGKGLAAPAMAAVIEHAIAHVAPVVTLYVNDFNERAVATYHRVGMEQTGTFATVLL, encoded by the coding sequence ATGCTGCGCAGCCTGGGCCCGGTGCGGGCCTGCGGTCCGGTGGACGTGGAGCGTGCCCTGGAGATCTGTGCCGAGGACCCCGTCAACAACGTCTTCGTGGCCGCCCGGATCCTGGAGTCGGGCCTGGTCGGCACCCGCGGCCCACTCTTCGCCTACGCCTCAGGTGAGGACCGGGCGCTGGTCTGGTGCTCGGCCAATGTGGTGCCGGTCCAGGCCGGTCCCCGGGCCCTGGGTGCGCTCGCCGCCAAGGTGGTCAAGCGACGGGCGACCGCCAGCTCGCTGTTCGGCCCGGCCGACCAGGTGCTGGATCTGTGGGGCCGGCTGGAGCGGCACTGGGGTCAGGCACGTGAGATCCGGGCCCGGCAGCTGGTGCTGACCACCCGGACCGCGCCCTCGACGCTGGGCATCCCCGTGGATCCCGCGGTGCGGCTGGCGAGGATGGACGACCTGGACCTGCTGGTGCCTGCGGCGGCCGCGATGTTCACCGAGGAGATCGGCTACCCGCCCTACCGCGGCAACGGCATGGCCTACCGTCGAGGGGTCGCCGGGCTGATCGAGCAGGGCCGCTCGCTGGTGCGGGTCGAGGACGGCCAGGTCGTCTTCAAGGCCGACCTTGGCTCCGTCGCCCTCGGCGTCGCCCAGGTGCAGGGCGTGTGGGTACATCCTGACCGCCGGGGGAAGGGCCTAGCGGCCCCGGCCATGGCGGCCGTGATCGAGCACGCCATCGCCCATGTCGCGCCGGTGGTGACGCTCTACGTCAACGACTTCAATGAGCGCGCGGTCGCCACCTACCACCGGGTGGGTATGGAGCAGACCGGCACCTTCGCCACCGTCCTGCTCTAG
- a CDS encoding alpha/beta hydrolase, translating into MLLDPADLLPVHCPDGDDHGDLRSWRDVELPGLGRSAEIYAWLPPGYQERPEERYPVLYLHDGHNLFLRSRTFEGASWDVGRAMTDLAADGIRGIVVGIPCHPEQRSEEYTQYPHPERGGGRATDYATFLVEHLKPAVDAALPTLPGPEHTVVAGSSLGGVISAYLWLEHQDVFGGAGLFSPAFWWPGEQALTDLEQALATGRLRGRVHLDAGGHEQPDQPDIERAYVEDAERLLRALRGAQVPVRYVYDSTAYHFETAWADRFPAAAAWLLQGYAASPPFFADPAHQGDG; encoded by the coding sequence ATGCTGCTGGACCCTGCCGACCTGCTGCCCGTCCACTGCCCGGACGGCGATGACCACGGTGATCTGCGCTCCTGGCGCGACGTCGAGCTGCCCGGCTTAGGCCGCTCGGCCGAGATCTATGCCTGGCTCCCGCCCGGCTACCAGGAGCGGCCGGAGGAGCGCTACCCCGTCCTCTACCTGCACGACGGGCACAACCTCTTCCTGCGCTCCCGCACCTTCGAGGGCGCCTCGTGGGACGTCGGCCGGGCGATGACCGACCTGGCAGCCGACGGCATCCGCGGGATCGTCGTCGGCATCCCCTGCCACCCGGAGCAGCGCAGCGAGGAGTACACCCAGTACCCCCACCCCGAGCGCGGCGGCGGACGCGCCACCGACTACGCCACCTTCCTCGTCGAGCACCTCAAGCCGGCCGTGGACGCCGCCTTGCCCACCCTGCCCGGGCCCGAGCACACGGTGGTCGCCGGCAGCTCCCTGGGCGGAGTCATCAGCGCCTACCTGTGGCTGGAGCACCAGGACGTCTTCGGCGGCGCCGGGTTGTTCTCCCCCGCCTTCTGGTGGCCGGGTGAGCAGGCGCTGACCGACCTGGAGCAGGCGCTGGCCACCGGCCGCCTGCGCGGCCGCGTCCACCTTGACGCCGGGGGCCACGAGCAGCCCGACCAGCCGGACATCGAGCGGGCCTACGTGGAGGACGCCGAGCGCCTGCTGCGCGCCCTGCGCGGGGCTCAGGTCCCGGTGCGCTACGTCTACGACTCCACCGCCTACCACTTCGAGACGGCGTGGGCCGACCGGTTCCCGGCAGCCGCCGCCTGGCTCCTGCAGGGGTATGCCGCCTCGCCCCCCTTCTTCGCCGACCCCGCCCACCAGGGTGACGGGTGA
- a CDS encoding prolyl oligopeptidase family serine peptidase, translated as MSTDVDPWIWLEDVEGERAMGWVRERSEGAEETLTAHSLYPDLHSGIQDALEAPDRIPLVGQAGEHLYGFWTDAEHPRGVWRRTTWASYRTQEPEWEVLVDVDALAREEDVPWVWQGAQLLRPDLDRALVHLSRGGADAGTTRELDLTTGQWVAAPEGFAKPEAKGRLVWRDRDSVYLTTADDATGATRSGYPRTARLWRRGTPLAEAVVVHTIPEDDLGLFVGHDQRSGRTVLHRGLAFYREQTLVLDDAGGDGHGSDGAGQPGTVRALDLPVSAQTSVHRDHVAVRLRHSWAPSRSSDGPHHPAGSLLVAPLAAVLEDPASAGWTALFTPDDRSALVDLTWTKDRLVTTELVDVRHTVRVHEQAPGSTGWVSRDLTELLDVGLRTVSVSAVDDDENDDLWLVTTGYLDPMTLSVARLTDGGGVEVETLKAAPSRFDAEGLEVTQQWAVSTDGTRVPYWQVGPADLPMDGSTPTVVHGYGGFEQALTPAYDPIVGRSWLAHRHVHVVAGIRGGGEFGPGWHQAALQQGRHRAYEDFAAVARDLVARGVTSVPRLGCTGRSNGGLLVGNMITGYPEDFAAVVCQVPLLDMQRYHLLLAGASWMAEYGDPDDPEQWEFLQTFSPYQRFDPARPTPAVYLATSTRDDRVHPGHARKMAALLAEHGRDVTYWENTEGGHGGASTPQQWATWHALAWAFLHDRLT; from the coding sequence ATGAGCACCGATGTGGACCCGTGGATCTGGCTGGAGGACGTCGAGGGTGAGCGGGCGATGGGGTGGGTCCGCGAGCGCAGCGAGGGGGCCGAGGAAACCCTCACCGCACACTCGTTGTACCCCGACCTGCACTCCGGGATCCAGGACGCGCTGGAGGCCCCGGACCGGATCCCGCTGGTCGGGCAGGCCGGCGAGCACCTCTACGGCTTCTGGACCGACGCCGAGCACCCGCGGGGGGTATGGCGTCGCACCACCTGGGCGTCCTACCGCACGCAGGAGCCGGAGTGGGAGGTGCTGGTCGACGTGGACGCCCTCGCCCGGGAGGAGGACGTGCCGTGGGTGTGGCAGGGGGCCCAGCTGCTGCGTCCCGATCTGGACCGGGCACTGGTGCACCTGTCCCGGGGCGGCGCTGACGCCGGCACCACGCGGGAGCTGGACCTGACCACCGGGCAGTGGGTGGCCGCCCCCGAGGGCTTCGCCAAACCGGAGGCCAAGGGTCGGCTGGTCTGGCGCGACCGCGACAGCGTCTACCTCACCACCGCCGACGACGCCACCGGCGCGACCCGGTCCGGCTACCCCCGCACGGCCCGGCTCTGGCGTCGCGGCACCCCGCTCGCCGAGGCGGTGGTGGTGCACACGATCCCCGAGGATGACCTCGGGCTCTTCGTCGGCCACGACCAGCGCAGTGGCCGGACGGTGCTGCACCGAGGGCTGGCCTTCTACCGTGAGCAGACCCTGGTCCTAGACGACGCGGGCGGGGACGGGCACGGCTCGGACGGGGCGGGCCAGCCCGGGACGGTTCGGGCCCTGGACCTGCCGGTGTCTGCGCAGACCAGCGTCCACCGCGACCACGTCGCCGTCCGCCTGCGGCACTCGTGGGCGCCGTCCCGCTCTTCCGACGGCCCGCACCACCCGGCCGGCAGCCTGCTCGTCGCGCCGCTGGCCGCTGTGCTCGAGGATCCGGCGAGCGCCGGCTGGACGGCCCTGTTCACCCCGGACGACCGTTCCGCGCTGGTCGACCTCACCTGGACCAAGGACCGGTTGGTGACCACCGAGCTGGTCGACGTGCGGCATACCGTGCGGGTGCACGAGCAGGCTCCGGGCAGCACGGGCTGGGTCAGCCGTGACCTGACCGAGCTGCTGGATGTGGGCCTGCGCACGGTGAGCGTCTCGGCGGTCGACGACGACGAGAACGACGACCTGTGGCTGGTGACCACCGGCTACCTCGACCCGATGACCCTGTCCGTCGCCCGGCTCACCGACGGGGGCGGGGTCGAGGTCGAGACGCTCAAGGCGGCGCCCTCGCGCTTCGACGCCGAGGGGCTGGAGGTCACCCAGCAGTGGGCGGTCTCCACCGACGGCACCCGGGTGCCCTACTGGCAGGTCGGCCCGGCCGACCTGCCCATGGACGGCTCCACCCCCACCGTCGTCCACGGCTATGGCGGCTTCGAGCAGGCCCTGACCCCCGCCTACGACCCCATCGTTGGTCGTTCCTGGCTGGCGCACCGGCACGTGCACGTGGTCGCCGGCATCCGCGGTGGCGGCGAGTTCGGGCCGGGTTGGCACCAGGCTGCGCTGCAGCAGGGGCGGCACCGGGCCTACGAGGACTTCGCGGCCGTGGCGCGCGACCTGGTCGCCAGGGGCGTGACCTCGGTGCCCCGCCTGGGCTGCACCGGCCGGTCCAACGGCGGCCTGCTCGTCGGCAACATGATCACCGGCTACCCCGAGGACTTCGCGGCCGTCGTGTGCCAGGTGCCGCTGCTGGACATGCAGCGCTACCACCTGCTGCTGGCCGGGGCCTCGTGGATGGCCGAGTACGGCGACCCCGACGACCCTGAGCAGTGGGAGTTCCTCCAGACCTTCTCCCCCTACCAGCGCTTCGACCCCGCCCGGCCCACGCCCGCGGTCTACCTGGCCACCTCGACCAGGGACGACCGAGTGCACCCCGGCCACGCCCGAAAGATGGCCGCGCTGCTGGCCGAGCACGGTCGCGACGTCACCTACTGGGAGAACACCGAGGGCGGCCACGGCGGCGCCTCGACGCCACAGCAATGGGCCACCTGGCACGCGCTGGCCTGGGCGTTCCTGCACGACCGGCTGACCTGA